The Oryzias melastigma strain HK-1 unplaced genomic scaffold, ASM292280v2 sc00819, whole genome shotgun sequence genome includes a window with the following:
- the LOC112141012 gene encoding trypsin-2, with protein sequence MRSLVFVLLIGAAFALDDDKIVGGYECTPYSQPHQVSLNVGYHFCGGSLVNSEWVVSAAHCYQSRLQVRLGEHHIRINEGSEQFIDSSRVIRHPGYNSFTIDNDIMLIKLSTPATLNQYVQPVSLPSSCAPAGTMCLVSGWGNTMNPADDGDKLQCLNIPILSDSDCNNSYPGMITNSMFCAGYLEGGKDSCQGDSGGPVVCNGQLQGIVSWGYGCAERNHPGVYAKVCIFNDWLESTMASN encoded by the exons ATGAGGTCTCTGGTCTTCGTTCTGCTCATTGGAGCCGCCT TCGCCCTCGATGACGACAAGATCGTCGGAGGGTACGAGTGCACCCCCTACTCCCAGCCCCATCAGGTGTCTCTGAACGTTGGCTACCACTTCTGCGGCGGCTCTCTGGTCAACAGCGAATGGGTTGTGTCTGCTGCTCACTGCTACCAGTC CCGTTTGCAGGTGCGTCTGGGAGAGCACCACATCCGGATCAACGAGGGATCTGAGCAGTTCATCGACTCCTCCCGTGTCATCCGTCACCCCGGATACAATTCCTTCACCATTGACAATGACATCATGCTGATCAAGCTGAGCACTCCTGCCACCCTCAACCAGTACGTGCAGCCCGTGTCTCTGCCCTCCAGCTGCGCTCCTGCTGGCACCATGTGCTTGGTCTCTGGATGGGGTAACACCATGAACCCCG CTGATGACGGCGACAAGCTGCAGTGCCTGAACATCCCCATCCTGTCTGACTCCGACTGCAACAACTCCTACCCCGGCATGATCACCAACTCCATGTTCTGCGCTGGATACCTGGAGGGAGGCAAGGACTCTTGCCAG GGTGACTCTGGTGGCCCCGTTGTGTGCAACGGCCAGCTGCAGGGAATTGTCTCCTGGGGATACGGATGCGCTGAGAGGAACCACCCTGGTGTCTACGCCAAG GTCTGCATTTTCAACGACTGGCTGGAGAGCACCATGGCTAGCAACTGA